A genomic segment from Legionella micdadei encodes:
- the rlmKL gene encoding bifunctional 23S rRNA (guanine(2069)-N(7))-methyltransferase RlmK/23S rRNA (guanine(2445)-N(2))-methyltransferase RlmL yields the protein MKHSLFISCPKGLEYLLEEEMRTLGLHVTRVSPQGVYGEAELAIIYHLCLWTRLANRIQLILFSGEAHNEQTLYKLCNQFPWQTVFTADKTLAIEFHGSSTHIRNSMFGAQVVKDGIVDHFRQFKGTRPTVDRGKPEIRLHAYLKDDSLTVSLDLTGYSLHQRGYRTQAGEAPLKENIAAAMLLRAKWPQLSAAGYALHDPFCGAGTLVIEAAMMAAHIAPGLLRHDQALVHWAQHQSSLWEKIRAHALEQVKPTPVKLRGTDNNPQLIKIAQANAERAGVLPLVEFSALSVKDCRPTHNKGLVICNPPYGERLGDATQLVPIYQQLGSTLHSHYQGWQAAVLTSNTMLAKALGLRAGKQYTLFNGALECKLYCLDLSAENQLKGKEAGSLSPGAQMLANRLRKNANHLQKWVKKNQISCYRVYDADLPEYAFAIDIYNDYAVLQEYAPPANIPSHKAEKRSLDVIQAVPDALGISPDKLVVKQRKQQKGSNQYQKMKHTQHTMTVVESRAKLKVNLYDYLDTGLFLDHRLMRMRFSQLTPGTRFLNCFCYTATASVHAALAGAITTNVDLSKTYLSWAEENFKLNHLDVSRHQFIHFDCVEWLKITRDRFDVIFLDPPTFSNSKRMTQTLDVQRDHISLIDLAMRILNPEGILYFSTNLRQFKLSPLVNEKYKVRDITAETIDSDFKRSKRIHHCFMITA from the coding sequence ATGAAACACTCTCTTTTTATCAGTTGCCCTAAGGGACTGGAATATCTTTTAGAAGAAGAAATGAGGACATTAGGGCTGCATGTGACTCGTGTTAGCCCACAAGGTGTTTATGGCGAGGCAGAGCTGGCAATTATCTATCATCTTTGCTTATGGACACGATTGGCAAACCGTATTCAACTCATTTTGTTTAGCGGGGAGGCTCACAATGAGCAAACGCTTTATAAATTATGTAATCAATTTCCTTGGCAGACAGTCTTTACTGCTGACAAAACCTTAGCCATAGAATTTCATGGATCATCGACTCATATTCGTAATTCGATGTTTGGTGCCCAGGTGGTAAAAGATGGCATTGTGGATCATTTCCGTCAATTTAAAGGTACTCGGCCAACGGTTGATCGGGGAAAGCCAGAAATTCGGTTACATGCCTATTTAAAAGATGACTCTCTGACAGTGAGTTTAGATTTGACGGGTTATAGCCTGCATCAACGCGGCTATCGTACCCAGGCTGGGGAGGCACCATTAAAGGAAAATATCGCAGCAGCCATGTTATTGCGTGCAAAGTGGCCACAGCTTTCAGCAGCAGGCTATGCTTTGCATGATCCTTTCTGTGGTGCTGGAACATTAGTGATTGAAGCGGCAATGATGGCAGCTCACATTGCCCCAGGATTATTGCGCCATGACCAAGCCCTTGTTCACTGGGCGCAACATCAATCCTCTCTATGGGAAAAGATCAGGGCTCACGCCCTAGAACAGGTAAAACCGACCCCAGTGAAATTGCGCGGAACAGACAATAATCCACAGCTGATTAAAATTGCACAAGCAAATGCCGAACGCGCTGGTGTATTGCCTTTAGTCGAATTTTCAGCTTTATCCGTTAAAGATTGCCGGCCAACCCACAATAAGGGGCTCGTTATTTGCAATCCGCCTTATGGAGAGCGTTTAGGTGATGCGACTCAACTCGTACCAATTTATCAGCAACTAGGAAGTACGCTGCATTCACACTATCAAGGCTGGCAAGCAGCTGTCTTAACTTCTAATACCATGCTTGCTAAAGCGCTCGGTCTACGTGCAGGCAAACAATATACCTTATTTAACGGTGCACTGGAGTGTAAGTTATATTGCCTTGATCTCAGTGCTGAGAATCAATTAAAAGGTAAAGAAGCAGGGTCGTTATCTCCCGGTGCGCAAATGCTGGCTAATCGTCTGCGAAAAAACGCGAATCACTTACAAAAATGGGTGAAGAAAAATCAAATTAGCTGTTACCGAGTTTATGATGCGGATCTTCCTGAATATGCGTTTGCGATTGATATTTATAACGATTATGCGGTTTTACAAGAATATGCGCCACCGGCGAATATTCCATCCCATAAAGCTGAAAAACGAAGTTTAGATGTGATTCAAGCTGTACCCGATGCCTTAGGAATTTCGCCTGATAAACTGGTGGTTAAGCAACGAAAACAGCAAAAAGGCAGCAACCAATATCAAAAAATGAAGCACACTCAACACACCATGACAGTCGTTGAAAGCCGGGCAAAATTAAAAGTGAATTTGTATGATTATTTGGACACAGGCTTATTTTTGGATCACAGGCTAATGCGGATGCGCTTTTCCCAGCTAACGCCCGGCACTCGTTTTCTTAATTGCTTTTGTTATACGGCTACAGCCAGTGTTCATGCCGCCTTGGCTGGAGCAATCACTACCAATGTGGATTTATCAAAAACTTATTTAAGTTGGGCAGAAGAGAATTTCAAGCTTAATCATCTTGACGTATCTCGGCATCAATTTATTCATTTTGATTGTGTGGAGTGGCTAAAAATAACGAGAGACCGGTTCGATGTCATTTTCTTAGATCCTCCGACCTTTTCAAATTCAAAACGGATGACCCAAACTTTGGATGTGCAGCGTGATCATATCTCTTTAATTGATTTAGCGATGCGGATATTAAATCCAGAAGGCATTTTATATTTCTCGACTAATTTGAGACAGTTTAAACTATCACCACTGGTCAACGAAAAATACAAAGTAAGGGATATCACTGCTGAAACAATTGACTCGGATTTTAAAAGAAGCAAGCGAATCCATCATTGCTTTATGATAACAGCGTGA
- a CDS encoding DUF962 domain-containing protein: MNSFIEQARLYGTYHQNSITRYTHFIGVPLIIFSLMVLLGFLHLVIPGVLDVTIAGIATLVLLVYYYYLNWRLALVLTGVFIILLWVANLVSYSGPTSSALWIFIVTFILGWALQLIGHFIEGNRPALMDNIWQALIAPMFLTAELFFLSGRMQDLKVQIHGAPGQLETSESLKSEGTETEDKL; the protein is encoded by the coding sequence ATGAACTCTTTTATCGAGCAAGCAAGGCTTTATGGAACATACCATCAAAATTCAATTACACGTTACACCCATTTTATTGGTGTGCCTTTGATCATTTTTTCTTTAATGGTTCTTTTGGGTTTTCTACATTTGGTTATTCCAGGGGTATTGGATGTCACTATAGCCGGTATTGCAACCCTAGTATTACTCGTCTATTACTATTATCTTAATTGGCGTTTAGCCTTAGTGCTTACCGGTGTATTCATTATCCTGCTTTGGGTGGCAAATCTTGTTAGCTATTCTGGGCCCACGAGTTCAGCACTATGGATTTTTATTGTGACTTTTATATTGGGCTGGGCGTTGCAATTAATAGGGCATTTCATTGAAGGCAATCGTCCAGCGTTGATGGACAATATCTGGCAAGCGCTGATTGCACCCATGTTTTTAACAGCAGAACTCTTTTTCCTAAGTGGCCGTATGCAAGATTTAAAAGTACAAATCCATGGTGCGCCTGGGCAACTAGAAACAAGCGAATCTCTAAAGTCAGAAGGAACAGAAACAGAGGATAAGCTTTAA
- the crcB gene encoding fluoride efflux transporter CrcB gives MWKSLLAIALGAALGAILRWFLGLKLNSLFPAIPLGTLAANLLGGYIIGLAIAFFTFLPSLNSEWRLFIITGFCGGLTTFSTFSAEIVALLQEARYGMFVAEIALHLTGSVLMTLAGMATWFGLERLIK, from the coding sequence ATGTGGAAATCTCTCCTTGCTATCGCGCTAGGCGCTGCTTTGGGGGCTATACTTCGCTGGTTTCTAGGATTAAAACTGAATAGTTTATTCCCGGCAATCCCCCTAGGAACCCTGGCTGCAAACCTGCTGGGCGGATATATTATTGGTTTAGCAATCGCCTTTTTTACATTCCTGCCTAGCCTAAATTCTGAATGGCGCTTATTCATCATTACTGGTTTTTGCGGCGGATTGACAACATTCTCCACCTTTTCTGCAGAGATTGTAGCTTTATTACAGGAAGCACGTTATGGCATGTTTGTTGCGGAAATTGCGCTTCATCTTACTGGCTCAGTGCTCATGACCCTAGCAGGAATGGCTACTTGGTTTGGATTAGAACGCCTAATTAAATGA
- a CDS encoding glycoside hydrolase family 3 protein, with translation MDYFKFLFFGIAFFLINPILAAENLSLREKIGQMLIIGFEGKQIDNNSPIIKAVNEDNIGGVILFDYNYRTQHFDKNIESPEQVRKLNHDLQEANRLANRLHHRPQLPLLISVDYEGGAVNRLKTEYGFPETYSAAQISKLGVDEAERLADRMGKTLEDAGFNLNFAPDLDVNVNPENPIIGKLDRSFSADPHEVASFSSIYSRNFLQHKTQCAFKHFPGHGSSNADSHRDFVDVTNSWQEYELDPYQLLLGAKDSCKMIMTAHIVNHRLDESGLPATLSHKILTGLLRQQLKFDGVIITDDMQMKAISDHYGLEQALTLAVNAGADMFIFGNQLSEKPQHPKELIDIIEAKVKKGEISPSRIDDAYQHIKAFKSSLRSSAQ, from the coding sequence ATGGATTACTTCAAATTTTTGTTTTTCGGAATAGCCTTTTTTTTAATCAATCCGATTCTAGCAGCCGAGAATCTAAGTTTGAGAGAAAAAATTGGTCAAATGTTAATTATTGGATTTGAAGGGAAGCAAATAGACAATAACTCACCCATTATTAAAGCAGTGAATGAAGATAACATTGGTGGTGTCATTTTATTTGATTATAACTACCGCACACAACATTTTGATAAGAATATCGAAAGCCCTGAGCAAGTAAGAAAATTAAACCACGATTTACAAGAAGCGAATAGGCTTGCAAACCGGCTCCACCATCGTCCGCAGCTACCCCTTCTAATCTCCGTTGACTATGAGGGTGGCGCGGTTAACCGTTTAAAAACTGAGTATGGTTTCCCTGAAACCTATTCTGCGGCACAAATTAGTAAGTTGGGCGTCGATGAAGCTGAGCGATTAGCCGATAGAATGGGTAAAACCCTGGAAGACGCTGGGTTTAATTTAAATTTTGCGCCTGATCTTGATGTCAATGTTAATCCAGAAAATCCAATAATCGGAAAACTCGATCGTAGTTTTTCCGCTGATCCGCATGAAGTAGCGAGTTTTTCTAGCATTTATTCGCGAAATTTTCTCCAACATAAAACACAATGTGCTTTTAAACATTTCCCTGGCCATGGCAGCTCGAATGCTGATTCACACCGCGATTTTGTGGATGTGACTAATAGCTGGCAGGAATATGAATTAGATCCATACCAATTACTTTTGGGAGCAAAGGATAGCTGCAAAATGATAATGACAGCTCATATTGTCAACCACCGCCTCGATGAGTCAGGTTTGCCTGCTACCTTGTCCCATAAAATATTAACAGGGCTTTTGCGGCAGCAATTGAAATTTGACGGTGTGATCATTACTGATGACATGCAAATGAAGGCAATCAGTGACCATTACGGTTTAGAACAGGCGCTGACTTTAGCAGTAAATGCGGGTGCTGATATGTTCATTTTCGGTAACCAATTATCTGAGAAGCCTCAGCACCCTAAAGAACTGATTGATATTATTGAAGCCAAAGTAAAAAAGGGGGAAATCAGTCCAAGTCGAATCGATGATGCTTATCAGCATATTAAAGCGTTTAAGAGCTCCTTGCGGTCATCAGCCCAGTAG
- a CDS encoding DNA-3-methyladenine glycosylase I, which produces MQRCAWCTKDPLYTAYHDEEWGVPVRSPHKLFEMVVLESMQAGLSWLTVLRKREAMRHAFLNFSPEKLARLTDEEIQILLSNDSIIRNRLKIKSVKTNAQSFLRIAEQEDIVDYFWQFTGGEVLQNQRKTLSEIPAITTESTAMAKQLKKDGFIFMGPTTCYAFMQSVGMVNDHLVSCFRHNQLECATAVG; this is translated from the coding sequence ATGCAACGATGTGCGTGGTGTACTAAAGATCCTCTTTATACCGCCTATCATGATGAAGAGTGGGGAGTTCCTGTTAGAAGCCCTCACAAATTATTTGAAATGGTTGTGTTAGAAAGCATGCAAGCCGGCTTAAGTTGGCTGACTGTTCTTAGAAAACGAGAAGCGATGCGCCACGCTTTTTTGAATTTTTCCCCAGAAAAATTAGCTCGATTAACCGATGAAGAGATTCAAATTTTATTAAGCAATGACTCGATCATCCGCAACCGTCTAAAAATAAAATCAGTCAAAACGAATGCACAAAGCTTTTTACGTATCGCTGAGCAAGAAGACATCGTGGATTACTTTTGGCAATTCACCGGGGGAGAGGTTCTCCAAAACCAGCGCAAAACGCTAAGTGAAATTCCTGCGATTACAACCGAATCCACTGCCATGGCTAAACAATTAAAAAAAGATGGTTTTATTTTTATGGGGCCAACCACTTGTTACGCATTCATGCAGTCAGTGGGCATGGTTAATGACCACCTTGTCTCTTGTTTTCGCCATAATCAACTCGAATGTGCTACAGCAGTTGGTTGA
- a CDS encoding DUF4949 domain-containing protein, with the protein MTLTSRLFTLIGALTLACSSFAGPETCPSVSAIKAEGLSTAMELFPKVYYAYNVSEYGSDYSWFFAVGLFASNTKTEAVAEGNKYLPTLTGNPIPLHVEDYWFCDYEIDGGLAAVAVYTDVGSAPLKIKRFFHQIH; encoded by the coding sequence ATGACATTAACGTCCAGATTATTCACCCTGATAGGTGCTTTAACCCTTGCTTGTTCTTCTTTTGCAGGACCTGAAACTTGTCCAAGTGTTAGCGCAATTAAAGCAGAGGGCTTGTCAACGGCAATGGAGCTGTTTCCCAAAGTTTATTACGCTTATAATGTGAGCGAATATGGGTCTGATTATTCATGGTTCTTTGCTGTAGGTCTTTTCGCATCCAATACTAAGACTGAGGCGGTTGCTGAAGGTAATAAGTATCTCCCTACCTTAACAGGTAATCCCATTCCTCTCCATGTCGAAGACTATTGGTTTTGTGACTATGAGATTGATGGGGGACTTGCCGCTGTCGCAGTCTACACCGATGTAGGAAGTGCTCCGCTTAAGATTAAACGATTCTTCCATCAAATACATTAA
- the pagP gene encoding lipid IV(A) palmitoyltransferase PagP, whose protein sequence is MKKALGFLLIILLDTAIAQDPKVCSDWPAWMQPACRRLNQIWTEGSNELYLSGYAWHNRFIYPKTRIRKYNEQAWGGGLGKGLYDERGNWHGLFAIAFLDSHKNIEPAAGYAFLKVVHLSTQANFGVGYAVLVTARPDIFHGRPFPGAVPWVSLNINKVSIAATYIPGNSRSGNVLYVAGKLRFDFF, encoded by the coding sequence ATGAAAAAAGCGCTAGGCTTTCTACTAATAATTTTGTTAGACACTGCTATCGCTCAAGACCCAAAAGTCTGCTCCGATTGGCCAGCTTGGATGCAACCAGCTTGTCGCCGCTTAAACCAAATTTGGACAGAAGGGAGTAATGAGCTTTATCTCAGCGGTTACGCTTGGCATAACCGCTTCATCTATCCGAAAACACGAATAAGGAAATACAATGAGCAAGCCTGGGGTGGAGGTTTAGGTAAAGGGTTGTATGACGAGCGTGGTAATTGGCACGGGCTTTTTGCTATCGCTTTTTTAGATTCTCATAAAAATATTGAGCCTGCAGCAGGCTATGCGTTTCTCAAAGTAGTGCACCTAAGCACACAGGCTAATTTTGGAGTAGGTTATGCCGTTTTAGTAACTGCTCGCCCAGATATATTTCATGGACGCCCATTTCCGGGTGCTGTTCCTTGGGTATCCTTGAATATAAACAAAGTATCCATCGCAGCCACCTACATTCCTGGCAACTCCCGCTCGGGGAATGTGCTTTATGTAGCCGGTAAATTGCGTTTCGATTTTTTCTAG
- a CDS encoding amino acid permease: protein MDLFRKKAVNDSLDTETGLAHCLSAFDLVFLGVGAIIGAGIFVLTGIVAATQAGPAIIISYVIAGFACAFAALSYAELAASVGGCGSAYGYAYTGFGELIAWIVGWDLLLEYSISVSAVSVGWSGYFNDFLHATRLVNLHPDLIHGLGDGGVFNFSAFFIIIFLAMLLIYGVKSSSRFNNFIVLIKLIVIFIFIGIAVTQVKEQYWSPFMPFGWKGVIEGASLIFFAYIGFDAVSTAAEEAIKPQRDVPIGIIGSLVICTLLYIVVSGLLTGVVPYYTLNQSSPISHVLLTLGYKIAAALVGVGAIAGLTTVMLVLFYGLSRIFLAMARDGLLPEFFSVVNPHTKTPIRIIVISGLVMALLSALIPMHDLAELVNIGTLFAFITVCTGVIILRYTHPELPRPFKTPLMPVIPILGILSCAYLIFHLPWVTMLRFVIWMVAGLLIYWFYGRFNSKLNKKDQKGA from the coding sequence ATGGACTTGTTTCGCAAAAAAGCAGTTAATGATTCCCTCGATACTGAAACTGGTTTAGCGCATTGTTTATCTGCATTCGACTTGGTTTTTCTAGGAGTTGGTGCAATTATTGGTGCCGGTATTTTCGTATTAACAGGAATTGTAGCCGCAACGCAAGCAGGTCCTGCGATTATTATATCCTATGTTATTGCAGGGTTTGCTTGTGCTTTTGCTGCTTTATCCTATGCAGAATTGGCTGCAAGTGTCGGTGGTTGCGGCAGCGCCTATGGTTATGCGTATACTGGTTTTGGTGAATTGATAGCTTGGATAGTAGGCTGGGATTTATTGCTTGAATACTCGATCTCAGTTTCCGCAGTTTCAGTGGGTTGGAGCGGTTACTTCAATGATTTTTTACATGCAACAAGGCTGGTAAACTTACATCCGGATTTGATTCATGGGCTGGGTGATGGCGGTGTTTTTAATTTCTCTGCTTTTTTCATCATTATCTTTTTAGCGATGCTGCTTATTTATGGTGTTAAATCGAGCTCACGCTTTAATAATTTCATCGTGCTCATAAAATTGATCGTTATTTTTATCTTTATTGGTATTGCTGTGACACAAGTCAAAGAACAATATTGGTCTCCTTTTATGCCTTTTGGCTGGAAGGGGGTGATAGAAGGAGCGTCGTTAATCTTTTTTGCTTACATTGGATTTGATGCAGTCTCGACTGCTGCCGAAGAAGCAATCAAGCCACAACGCGATGTGCCGATCGGTATTATTGGCTCCTTGGTTATTTGTACCCTGTTATACATCGTCGTCTCTGGACTACTTACAGGAGTAGTCCCTTATTACACATTAAACCAATCCTCCCCGATTTCTCATGTTCTACTCACGTTGGGTTATAAAATAGCTGCTGCCTTAGTTGGTGTAGGGGCAATAGCTGGGTTAACGACTGTAATGCTCGTCTTGTTTTATGGATTAAGCCGGATTTTTTTAGCCATGGCTCGCGACGGTTTGCTGCCTGAGTTTTTCTCCGTTGTTAATCCCCATACAAAAACACCCATTCGAATCATAGTGATCAGCGGGTTGGTCATGGCATTATTATCGGCGTTAATCCCAATGCATGATTTAGCTGAGCTGGTGAATATTGGGACTCTTTTTGCTTTTATCACTGTTTGTACTGGTGTAATCATCCTACGTTATACTCATCCCGAATTGCCGCGGCCTTTTAAAACACCGTTAATGCCAGTGATACCCATTTTGGGTATCTTAAGTTGTGCCTATTTAATTTTTCATCTACCATGGGTTACGATGTTACGCTTTGTCATTTGGATGGTAGCAGGCTTGCTCATCTATTGGTTCTATGGCCGCTTTAATAGTAAATTGAATAAAAAAGATCAAAAAGGTGCATAA
- a CDS encoding exopolysaccharide biosynthesis protein, with product MHKQTGIVELLRQLIKTHEEETSVTYGELVKSIGVQAYGLIIILFALPSALPISVVPGFSFIFGLPIVFIALHIIAAKPSLWLPTALANRTVETNQLKKVINKTLPYLSSIEHLLKPRWSFFTSPTMERLHGIVLLGLSFLLLLPIPFSNFIFATLIILFGLGISENDGVVLVLAYIGSFIYALFLTSLTRELFRLFAT from the coding sequence GTGCATAAACAGACTGGAATTGTGGAGTTGCTTAGGCAACTCATTAAAACACATGAGGAAGAAACCTCAGTAACTTATGGTGAATTAGTAAAATCAATCGGGGTTCAGGCCTACGGTCTTATTATTATCCTCTTTGCTTTACCCAGTGCCTTACCTATCTCGGTGGTGCCTGGCTTTTCTTTTATTTTTGGTTTACCCATTGTCTTTATTGCGCTTCACATCATCGCTGCAAAACCTAGCTTGTGGTTGCCCACAGCACTTGCAAATCGTACTGTTGAGACAAACCAGCTCAAAAAGGTAATCAACAAAACTTTACCTTACTTATCATCAATAGAACACTTGTTAAAACCGCGTTGGTCTTTTTTTACTTCGCCTACAATGGAGCGTCTACATGGAATCGTTTTATTAGGACTAAGCTTCTTACTGCTGCTCCCTATCCCCTTCAGCAATTTTATTTTTGCTACTCTGATTATTTTATTTGGCCTAGGAATTTCTGAGAACGATGGCGTCGTGTTAGTTTTGGCTTACATTGGATCATTCATCTATGCTCTATTTTTAACGAGTTTGACTCGCGAACTGTTTCGATTGTTTGCGACCTAA
- a CDS encoding inorganic phosphate transporter has protein sequence MTSTSFVVFVIFIAFFFDFINGFHDAANSIATIVTTRVLTPRQAVLWAAFFNLIAFMFFNLMVAKTIGNGLIDTTITDAQLILAALIGAIFWNLVTWYYGLPSSSSHALIGGLAGAAIAKGGITALKPAGFIKVAIGIFVSPAVGLIFGFLLTFLTALLLKKYSEQAVDKVFRWFQLASSALLSLTHGGNDAQKTMGIIAVLLFSSSFLGDTFYVPCWVIISCQIVISLGTLAGGWRIVHTMGNKITELNPMRGCAAETGAAIMIFAATECGIPVSTTHTVTGSIAGVGLQNGVNGAHWPILRRIFLSWLLTVPAAGIIAAAIMMTFF, from the coding sequence ATGACAAGCACTTCCTTTGTTGTTTTCGTCATCTTTATTGCCTTCTTTTTTGATTTTATCAATGGCTTTCATGATGCCGCAAATTCCATTGCGACAATCGTTACTACCCGCGTCTTAACTCCACGTCAGGCGGTATTATGGGCAGCCTTTTTTAATTTAATTGCCTTTATGTTTTTTAATTTAATGGTCGCTAAAACAATCGGCAATGGGTTGATTGATACGACCATTACCGATGCACAGCTTATTCTTGCAGCCTTAATTGGCGCGATTTTTTGGAATCTGGTTACCTGGTACTATGGATTACCTTCCAGTTCATCACATGCTTTAATTGGCGGGCTTGCAGGCGCTGCAATAGCAAAGGGCGGGATAACCGCCCTTAAACCCGCTGGCTTTATTAAGGTAGCCATAGGTATTTTTGTTTCTCCTGCAGTCGGTTTAATCTTTGGATTTCTACTGACTTTTCTGACCGCCCTTCTTTTAAAAAAATATTCTGAACAAGCCGTTGATAAAGTATTTAGGTGGTTCCAACTTGCTTCTTCCGCTTTATTAAGCCTCACCCATGGAGGAAATGATGCACAGAAAACTATGGGAATCATTGCTGTTTTACTGTTTTCATCCTCTTTCCTGGGAGATACTTTTTATGTGCCTTGTTGGGTTATTATCTCTTGCCAGATTGTAATTAGCCTAGGCACGCTAGCCGGGGGATGGCGAATTGTACATACCATGGGCAATAAAATTACAGAATTAAACCCCATGCGTGGCTGTGCAGCTGAGACTGGAGCGGCTATCATGATTTTTGCTGCGACTGAATGCGGAATACCCGTGTCAACTACCCATACTGTCACTGGGTCAATTGCAGGCGTTGGCTTGCAAAACGGAGTTAATGGCGCTCATTGGCCAATTTTGCGGCGAATATTTCTTTCCTGGTTACTTACCGTGCCTGCTGCAGGCATCATCGCTGCGGCAATCATGATGACTTTTTTCTAA
- a CDS encoding hemolysin family protein, translating into MNNFFLILAAILLVLLNAFFVAAEFGMVKLRHTRVATIKGKYRWRGNILAKIHHNLDAYLSACQLGITLASLGLGWVGEPAFARLLNPIFSWLGLTKPGLIEFTSVVVAFSFISFLHIVVGELMPKSLAIRQSEQISLWTAIPLYLFYWLMYPVIWFLNSCSNLLLKTLGLDVIHRGEQYHSSEEIKLILRSSQLHGELTQQEGSILAHALELTDLNVSDIMRSYDDMVMLNNRISSKALMEILNRYHYSRYPVYDKTKKHIIGILHVKDLQPLLLETEENDELTLEGILRPVPKISYRLPVLTLLRQFQEGMPHFALVYGRQNAIVGFVTLDNLLHLVIGVIKDEFHKTQDAWVANEDGSLTVKGDCPLYALERALQRELTLSVDEEEEATTIAGLILHKLGSVPKEGETVSFPDFSATIEHIQGARIRQVKIIPQKNQNAKN; encoded by the coding sequence ATGAATAATTTCTTTCTCATCCTGGCAGCTATTCTTTTGGTTTTGCTTAACGCTTTTTTCGTGGCTGCCGAATTCGGCATGGTGAAATTGCGTCATACCCGTGTTGCTACGATTAAAGGGAAATACCGTTGGCGTGGGAACATCTTGGCCAAAATACATCACAACCTTGATGCCTATTTATCAGCTTGCCAACTTGGTATAACCCTGGCTTCTTTAGGTCTAGGATGGGTTGGCGAACCCGCCTTTGCCCGCTTGCTCAACCCTATTTTCTCATGGCTAGGGCTAACCAAACCAGGGCTCATTGAGTTCACCAGTGTTGTCGTTGCGTTTTCGTTTATATCCTTCTTGCATATTGTTGTGGGTGAATTAATGCCCAAATCATTGGCCATTCGTCAAAGTGAGCAAATCTCCCTGTGGACTGCAATCCCATTGTATTTATTCTATTGGCTCATGTACCCTGTTATCTGGTTTCTTAACTCCTGTTCGAACCTTTTACTTAAGACTTTAGGATTGGATGTAATCCATCGTGGAGAACAATACCACTCGAGCGAAGAAATTAAGCTTATTTTACGGTCCAGCCAACTACATGGGGAGTTAACCCAACAAGAAGGCAGTATCCTTGCCCATGCTCTTGAGCTAACTGATCTTAATGTGAGCGATATTATGCGTTCTTATGATGATATGGTCATGCTCAATAATCGTATTTCGAGTAAGGCATTAATGGAAATCTTGAACCGCTATCATTACAGTCGCTATCCTGTATACGATAAAACCAAAAAACACATTATTGGTATTTTGCACGTCAAAGATCTTCAACCCCTCTTGCTTGAAACTGAAGAAAATGATGAGCTTACACTCGAAGGAATATTAAGGCCTGTGCCCAAAATCTCTTACAGGCTACCTGTGTTAACTTTGTTACGCCAATTTCAAGAAGGGATGCCTCATTTTGCTTTGGTTTATGGGCGACAAAATGCTATTGTTGGCTTTGTAACCTTAGATAACTTATTACATTTAGTGATTGGAGTCATTAAAGATGAGTTTCATAAGACCCAAGATGCCTGGGTTGCAAATGAAGATGGCAGTTTAACTGTTAAGGGTGATTGCCCCTTATATGCCCTTGAACGTGCCTTACAACGTGAGTTGACTTTATCCGTGGATGAGGAAGAAGAAGCAACCACCATTGCTGGTTTGATATTGCATAAACTTGGTTCTGTACCCAAGGAAGGAGAAACAGTTAGCTTTCCTGATTTTTCTGCTACTATTGAACATATCCAAGGAGCCCGAATCAGGCAAGTAAAGATTATACCCCAAAAAAACCAAAATGCTAAAAACTAG